The stretch of DNA GGATCAGCGTACAGTAAAtaagattaaaataaatggCGCTAGTGTATATGCGCCTGATGAAATAGCTGAGAATTTTAATCAGTATTTTTCCAACATTGGTCAAAATCTTGCGGCATCCATTGATAGTATGTTCTTAAGCTCTTATCAGGCTTATCAAAATCTAAAGCCACTGGCATTGACAAAGTGTCAGGAAAAATGTTAAAAGCTGCAGCGCCAGCAATTGCTCAGTCTCTTTCTTATATCTTCAACAGTTCTAtcaaaacttgccattttccCAATGATTGGAAGATAGCTAGGGTAATACCTCTTTCAAAGAAAGGTGAACGAAGATTACCGGAAAACTATCGTCCTATTTCAATTCTACCAGTCATTAGTAAAATTATGGAGCGAATACTTTCTAACCAATTATACAAATATCTGCTAAAAAATAGTTTAATTTCTAACCACCAATTTGGCTTTCGGAGGCTTCACTCAACCATGTCAGCTCTGTTGGATTGCACAAATTCATGGTTAATTAACATGGaccgcaaaatgtttaatCTGGTCGTTTTGCTAGATCTAAAAAAGGCTTTCGATACAGTGGATCCTGAGATCTTACTTCGCAAGATGCAAATCCTTGGAATTTCTCATGATGCTCTGTCTCTAATTAAGTCCTACCTATCTGGCCGAAAACAAGTTTGCCAGGTTAATGAGTCGCTATCCTCTGAAAGCCATATCACGTGTGGTGTTCCCCAAGGATCAATTCTTGGCCCCCTGTTCTTCCTCCTATATATTAATGATCTACCAGCGTAGATTCTACATCTCGCATGTTTGCAGATGATACTAATTTGACACTATCTGGCGTGTCAATGGAAAAGACACTGAACAATTTTAATTACgcaattttttattaataatataaatacaaataataatattgttttAGACGGATTAAGTAAGGGTTGAGTATTATGTGAGATCTTACATGTTATGTCACTCCATATTTGTTCAAGTCAATCTTTATAACAATAACAGTTATATTAATTGTATTTTCTACTGTATTTGAGTGTTGTACATTGTGTGGTAATTTGGTTTCTAATTTGGCAATTCAAGAATCAGCTTTAATTCCTTTAAGAATATTGAATACATTTGCTTCTTTGCCTTGAAATGAACTTGACTTTAAAGCGATGTCTGTCCTTTACGCACTCGTAGCAAAATAATTGGTACGCTTCGTCATCGCTATTCCTAGTTTAATGGCTGTCGGGTAAATACTACATCTAGCTCTCCCTGACACAAAGAAGAAAAGGGTAAGAGGGAAGGTGAGCGACAAAAAGAATTCTTTAAATCTTGGTGGAGGATTTCTTGTCATGCTTAGCTTATTTGTAATGGAATTATATACTCGCATTTCTCGTCGCGGTttaccacaggcttaccaacctcacagtcagtctccagtcaatcccagtaactagctcgaatattttcactattgatcacctcctgtaattgtcctataattgtcttatatcctagaataaaggtcacaataaactctcatTGTTTTGagatgtgtatttattcagaataagcggTATTTCTAACGTTTGAGCAGTTGAGGGATTCCGCGTTACTATATACCTATAAAAAGTAAAGGCAGGCAGGCTTCAGAGACATGCGATCAACTCAAGCGGCCAGAATTGGAGTACGAGTAAAATCTCGAAAATCAACCAACACAGTGCGGTAGAATATAAATATCTCCATGTCCCCAGCGATTTTCGGCCTCCCAAACAAACTCTTTCTACCAGAAAAGGCTAAGTTTTTACACATATCGGCAACCCAGAGACGATAGAGGAATCCGTGGATGCAACATTCGAATTCAAtttgacagcttggcttgaaTTAACCAATCAGCGCGTCGCTTTACTGACAGCATGCATCTGGTGACAATTAGCGTTGCATCCAATATGACCCTTTACTAAAGGTTAAACCTTTTCTATGAGAATTACAAATACCATGCATGACAAAATCTTTCAATTAATGAAAGAATAGTCGCGTCAAAGAGGAGATTTTGCATGAAGCAGTTGAAAAAGACAAGCCAACTAGATGGGGCTTCAAATTCTAGGTTTTAGCCTGCTCTAAAACACTTACAAATTCAGCATCTTAGCGGGAAAAATACTAACTAAGACAACACATTGGCTTGGTAATGGTGTAGTGTTTGAACTTATGGACAGTTTGCTTTCCCAAGGATACCACTTGTTCGTAGATAACTTCTACAGAAGCCTGAAACTATTTTGAAATCTCCTCGAAAAGGGTTGCATGGCTACAGGAACTGTAAGGCAGAACAGGAAAGGGTTTCCAGTGAAACTCAATAATGAATTGACAAGCAAGGCTACAAGAGGAGCAACACGGTGGTTCCGGGAAGGGTAATTGGTTTTCGTAAACTGGCAGGACACAAAAGTTGTTTGTACGCCTTCAACATGCTATGCAGCAACTGGTAATTTAACTACTGATAGGAAAAATAGTGAATGGCAAATTTGAAAAGGATACTGTTTCCATCCCCCTGTCATAAACTATTAGAATAAAAGTATGAGTGGGGTCGACTTATCAGACCAACTTCTTCAGTGATATGAAGTACTATGAAGGAAAAGAAAATGGTGTCCACGCCCTGGTCGCCCAAAAAGATCAACCGTGAGAGTGGACCATTGCCTTGTTTCTCTGTCTGAATGCAATTTAGGGAAATGAAAAAAGCTACGACGAAAGAAACGACGAAAGTCTGCAACATTCCTCTCTGCCTTCAGCTAGACAGGAACTGTTTCCAAAAGTGGCATACGGCGGAATGCGACAAGTATCAATATTGGTTGAACTGCAATATCTCAGCCGCATTATGACAAAAAGTGGTCAAATTTTCAGTAAACTGTAATATTACATTGAACATCATTTTTCTGCTTCAAAACCTTTACCAGGAAAAATGTTAGAAGATATATGTATGAGTGACCACATTTTTTTAGTGATTGACATGCTACTAATCGCTCGAACACTCGCTCGttcgtgtttagccaaaaGCCACTCGTGAATAAAATCCCGTACGTCGCACTTTCTATGAAGTAAACTATATTTATGTCTCGGAATTACTTATTTCATAGTGActatttgttttcttgaagTTTTAAGGCTTGTATAGTTGGTAATTCCccctctttttttgttttagaaaaCCGGCAATGAAGTGGACAAATGCCCACGACACACTACTTGATAGAGAAATTCTGACAAACGAACCATGGATTTGCAGAAATGGATCCCAAGAAAGGGGTGAGATTTGGAGCACAATAGCCACCATATTAAACCCTATAGAAGAACCAGTCTTTAAAGTAAGTCAGCGATCTGTTAGGGATCGCTACTTTTACACGCTAGAGAAAAACTACAAAGACAAGGTGAAGGCAGAGGCACGAGCCAGTGGAATTTGTCCCAGCGAAAAAACAGACGTTGATCAAGGTGTTCAAAATATCATGGAGCTTTTCGAACATGACAGCGAGAATCAGACAAGATCGGAGCAGAAAAAGCACACTGACGAGGACAAGGCTAAAGCCGAAGAAATGCAAAAACAGTCGCTTGAAACCTTCAAAGAAAGTAGGAAAAGGGAAAACAACGATGAGcccaaacacaaaaaaagaaaagcgaCTGGCTCAGATAAGATGATGTATTTGAAAGAAAGGGGAGAAATCAAGGACAGAAATAGGGCGGAGGAACTGAAGCTGAGAAAAGCTGAAATCACAGAACAAGCTGATGCGCGTAAAGCAGAGCTTGAAATCAAGAGGCAGGAACTACAAGACAGAAAACATAAACAGCCtatgcaacaacaacaaatgcaACAACAGCAAGCAGCCCTGATGATGACGCTAATGGAAAAAGTACTAAAAAACAAGAAGCCCTATAGTATGATTGTTTACTGCTTTTATTAACAGGTACGGGGGGATTTAAACAGCACAACCATTTTAGGGTACTAATCAATACAAAATGTCCTGTTGAGGGACTGTTCATTTGATATCAGAAGAAGAAACATTAATTCGACCCACACCTAATCCCACTCAAACAGCAATTATGTTTTAGATACTCTCTCTCTCCTCCCCACTGTTGTTGTTTACTAGTAGAGTTTCAGTCATGATAGAAATGTATCCCTGAACATGAAAGTGAGAGAAAGATGATTTCTCTACTGGTGAGCTTCCTCTTTTCCAACCATAACTGAATTAGGGAAAAAATAGTATCATGAAAAAATAGCGGACCCCCACTTTAGTGTCCTGTATTTATTGTGAACTTCCCCTAATTCTTGCCAGCCCATCCCTTACAGGAAGTATATAGGGGAAGTTTTCCTGTACTGCAAAATTTAGAATTCAAAATGTGAGCAAAAACGTATCAAATGATTTCCTTTTAATCACCTTTTCAATTGTGTATTGCTTATTATTCcttgaaaaataattttattcaaACCTGATTTGGTTCGGATAAAAAAGCTTTGCATAACAAAATATTATTCGCTCAATTTTGAATACTAATTAGTCTCTCGGACCTCTATACCTTTTATACCGGCAACTTGTGTTTATTAATAACAATATTGGTGTACAGGGGGAACTCAACACAAGTTTGGGTATAGGGATGCTGCTGAGGGTTTCATTCCTGTTTATGATAACACCCTTAAATTTTAggaccctgttcaggacaatATCCTTAATGTTGCAATGTGTTTtgtcctaaaaaaaaaacctcgaGTGTAACCGCCCTGAGTAAGGACGGAAAGAAATGTCCGAAACGTTGGAATATCTTTTGACTCTGTTTGTcctattcattttatttagtcCTAAACAAGACAAAACGCATTGCAACAAGTCAACATTTCTGCTGGAATTCACTCATGTTGTCACAACTAAAGTGAGGGGTTTTCGTGTGAAAGTAAGTTCAGCTATCTTTTCCCTGTCTAGGACAGAACAGAAAGGCCAAAAATATTAATCCCCTGTTCAGGTAAAAAACCAAACCCTGACCAGCAGCACATCCCCATATAGCCCATATAAGGGAGTGTCCCCCCACTCCAGGATTGGAATAGTTTTATTGGTATATACATTATTATTGCTCCTGAGTCAAAACACATCAAGATGTCCAACCTCCAACAATTTTCAATTGTTGGAGGTTGGACATCAAAGTACTCTGTTGTGTTGTTACCATAGAGACACGCTTGGGAATTGTGAAGTAGATCACATGTATTGTACATTTTGCCAACAACACTAAGACACACCTTCAAATTCTTTTGGAATTCAATGAATTTAAAATTGATTATATCTCCAAAGATCCACTCGACAGATACCCTTACTTCATCTCATAAATTAGCATGGCGGACACAAGAATTTTTTCCGCTCTCCACGAAAACGGAAATTTTAGTTATCATTCACTTCGGAAAGCAAAATTAGTCTCAGATATCTGTAAGGAAACTTTTAGTACTTCGTTTCAAGAGGCTATTCGCGATTTCAGAGACTCCCTACAGCCATTGGCACTGAATTCCGCACCATTGATATCTGACAACTCTTCTGATGAAAGGGATGAAGCACTTCATAGCGATATACAAGAACCGCTACTGAATGGGAAGAATCTCGAGTCGAATACAATTACTTCATTGAAAGAAGAACTTACTAGGCGAGCTCTCTCTAcagcaggaaaaaaaaatgatctgGTCAGCCGTTTGAGAAAGGCAATGGCGTCGGTCGCGAAGGACTGCTTCGCCGGTAACGAAGGAGTCAGTTGGATAGATCTGCTGAGAATAAGCCTGAACCTCAGAGGCAAGTTTGTCATTGCCatcagcttttccttgagcTCAAGAAGGATATCGATCAACTGAGGGGCAAACAGTGTTCTGAAGATTTCAGGAATCAAAATAATACTCTTCGTCTACAAGTGTTAGCTTTGGAAGAGGAATGTCAAAAAATTTCTGAAGAGAGAGGTTCATTAAAGCTTGCGCTGCAAATAATGTTTAAAGAATTATATTCCTGCACCAAGTCAAGTAGTCCTGCTTCTACACTGAATGGGGCAGTTGAACTGGGCAGCGAGCAACTCCAACCTAAATCTACAGCAGCGTCTTCAGACGCTCAAACAAaggggaaaaagaaaaagccaGATTTAAAAAATCGGTACCGGAACCTCGGATCCAACCGGATTCCCAAGGCCAAGTCGGTTCAACCTCATCATCTCGATCTGAGCAAGATCCAAATCGGAAACAAAATGTGGTGATAGCCGGCGACACAATTGTGAAATTTGTTAAGGGATGGGAGTTGGCGAACTCTGGGCGTCGTGTTTCTGTAAGACCATTTCCAGGAGCAACTGTTGCTGCGATGAACCATTATGTCCAACCCATTATAGACGAGAGACCCGACAAGGTTATCCTACATGTTGGAACTAATGATCTGCGTAATATGGAACCACAACAACATCCTGACACGGATGTCGTGATCTCAGCACTTCTCAGCGTTGTGATAGTCAAGAATTTGGGGCTAAAGTTAAGGAGACGAATCGTATCCTACGTTCTTTCGCCAATCAGAATGGTTGGTTGTTCCTGCCCAACGCAAACATCAACTCTAGTCATTTGAACTCCCGTGGACTACATCTGAACCCGCAAGGTACTTCAGAGTAACTTAAATAAGTGGCCGGTTACAAGCTCATCTTCTTAAGCGTCAAgctcttttaaaaacaaattccactGATTCCATAGTTCTGAATTTACGAGGGTTTAAAATGGCTCTGCTAAATATTGTTAGTTGGCCTAACCATATTGACGAGATAAGAATAATGAATATGCTTGCCAATGTTGATGTGTTCGGGTTTAATGAAACTAGGCTAGATGAAACGGTTACAAACGGTGAAATGAATATTCCAGGATTTGATATCATAAGGAAAGACCGGAAACGTAACGGTGGCGGTGTTTGTTTATATGTTCGTGACTCGCATAATTACCGCATCCGAAATGATTTGGTCCCTGAAGACCTAGAAGCAGTTTGTGTTGAAATTATTAAGCCGAATAGCAAACCATTCATTGTTTGTACAGTTTATCGCCCATTTATTATCAGTTCACGTGAATTATTTGTTAGTTTTGAAAACTTGAAAACTTGATAAAGAATCTGGATGACTTAGCTATTGAATTTCATCTCCTAGGAGACCTCAACGGGAATATGCTCTCTGAGGTTCCAACATATGAAgctaaaatatttaaaagaatTTATCAAACGTATCAACTATCTCAATTGATATCAAAACCCACGAGAATAACTAAGTCATCTAAATGTTTACTGGA from Nematostella vectensis chromosome 8, jaNemVect1.1, whole genome shotgun sequence encodes:
- the LOC116615509 gene encoding uncharacterized protein LOC116615509 isoform X1, producing MLFSEQFKVKGSMWEDRYQKALEIAAKKQTKKCDIELIIVPEPTNIRDKNAISFAVVDSGCERVIGYCPLEKLPKLTRALREETKPAMKWTNAHDTLLDREILTNEPWICRNGSQERGEIWSTIATILNPIEEPVFKVSQRSVRDRYFYTLEKNYKDKVKAEARASGICPSEKTDVDQGVQNIMELFEHDSENQTRSEQKKHTDEDKAKAEEMQKQSLETFKESRKRENNDEPKHKKRKATGSDKMMYLKERGEIKDRNRAEELKLRKAEITEQADARKAELEIKRQELQDRKHKQPMQQQQMQQQQAALMMTLMEKVLKNKKPYSMIVYCFY